A section of the Rummeliibacillus pycnus genome encodes:
- a CDS encoding ABC transporter permease → MSFLEVLYFIIPSAIFYAAPLIMTAIGGVFTERSGVINIGLEGVMIMGAFSSIVFNLTFADSLGGWTPWVGLLVAMVVGIVFSLILAVAAVSFRADQTVAGVALNMLGLAVAVFSIKMLYDKGQTDSIAERFSRFDIPGLKNIPILGKMFFTDVYGTSILAIAVAFFAWFIIYKTPFGLRLRAVGEHPMAADTMGVNVTKMRYVAVMISGALGGIGGAIYAQAIAGNFSQTTISGQGFMAIAAMIFGKWHPLGAMGAALFFGFAQSLSIVGASIPVIKDVPDVILFILPYVLTILALAGFIGKARAPKASGTPYVKGKR, encoded by the coding sequence ATGAGCTTTTTAGAAGTGTTATATTTCATTATTCCTTCTGCTATCTTCTATGCCGCTCCATTAATAATGACTGCTATAGGCGGTGTATTCACTGAACGATCAGGTGTTATTAATATCGGTCTTGAAGGTGTAATGATCATGGGTGCCTTCAGTAGTATCGTTTTTAACTTAACATTTGCTGATTCTCTTGGTGGATGGACACCTTGGGTTGGTTTACTTGTTGCGATGGTTGTAGGAATTGTATTCTCACTCATCTTAGCAGTTGCAGCTGTTTCATTCCGCGCTGACCAAACGGTAGCAGGGGTTGCACTTAATATGTTAGGCTTAGCAGTTGCAGTATTCTCAATCAAAATGCTATATGACAAAGGTCAAACAGATTCAATCGCAGAACGTTTCTCACGTTTTGATATTCCAGGATTAAAGAATATTCCTATTTTAGGTAAAATGTTCTTTACGGACGTTTATGGAACATCTATTTTAGCGATCGCTGTAGCCTTCTTTGCTTGGTTTATTATCTATAAAACACCATTTGGTTTACGTTTACGTGCTGTAGGGGAACATCCGATGGCTGCAGATACAATGGGTGTAAATGTAACCAAAATGCGTTATGTTGCAGTAATGATTTCAGGTGCACTTGGTGGTATCGGTGGGGCTATCTATGCCCAAGCAATTGCGGGTAATTTCAGCCAAACTACAATTAGTGGACAAGGTTTCATGGCTATTGCCGCAATGATTTTTGGTAAATGGCATCCACTAGGGGCTATGGGAGCAGCGCTATTCTTTGGTTTTGCACAGTCTTTAAGTATTGTAGGAGCCTCAATTCCAGTAATCAAAGATGTACCAGATGTTATTTTATTTATTTTACCGTATGTATTAACCATTTTAGCTTTAGCAGGGTTTATCGGAAAAGCGAGAGCACCAAAAGC